The window TTGTGGCGGCGTTGACGGCGGCCTGGACGCCCGCCGCGGCGATCAACGAGGTGGTGCCGGAGCCGCCGGACCCCACCGCGTCCTCGCCGCGCGCCGTCATGTCGCAGCACGGCTTCGAGCCCGGCAACGTCGGCTACATCCTGCGCGAGCTCGACAGCGGCAAGGTCGTCGCGGCGCACAACGCGGCCACGCCCTTTATTCCCGCCTCCGTGGCCAAGATCCCCACAGCCGTCACCGCGTTGGCCGCCCTGGGGCCGGATCACCGCTTCACGACTCGGGTGTTCGGCACCGGCCCGGTGCGGAAGGGCGAGTTGGGCGGCGACCTCGTGCTGGTGGGCGGCGGCGACCCGTTGCTCGAACCGGCGGATCTCATGGCGCTCTGCCGCCGCGTCCGCGCGGCCGGCATCCGCCGCATCGCGGGGGCGTTCCGCTACGACCCGGGCGTCGTTCGCCGCCGCCAGCACATTGCCGCCGACCAGCCCGCGGACGCGCGCTACAATCCCGGCCTTTCCGGGCTGACGATGGGCTTCAACCAGATCCGGGTGGACTGGCGCCCCAAAGGGGCCAACGGGACCGTGGCGGCGAACCTGATTCCCTCGGTGCCCGTGATCGACCTGACGCGGGCCGAACGCGGCAACGGCCCCGGCCAGCTCTGGCAGCCCGAGGTCAACGGCAGCCGCACGGTCTGGCAGCTCGACCCCCACGCGCCGCGGCGGGGGAGCGCCAACCTCCCGGTGAAGCACCCGGGGCGCGTCACCGCGCAGGTCTTCCAGCGCATGTGCGAGCAGGCCGGTGTGCGTCTGCCCGCACCGCGCCAGGGCGAGACACCGGCGGACGCCCGCCCGCTGGCGCGGGTGCGGAGCCGGCCAGTGCGCGAGATCGCCAAGGCCATGCTCGCGTATTCCAATAACCTCGTGGCCGAGTTGCTGGGGCTTGCCGCCTCGCGCGAGTTGGTCGGGAAGCAGCTCTCGCTGCGCGCTTCCGCCGCCACGGTGTCGGCGTGGTGGCGCGAGCGCCGCACCGGCATCGACTGGTCGACGATGCACCTGGCGAACCACTCGGGGCTGTCGGCGGACGCGCGCCTGACGCCGGCGCAGGTGGCGGCGATGCTTCGCGATCCCGTGGCGCTCGGCCACACGGACGGGGTCTCGCGCGGCCTGCCGTCGCTGCTGCCCGCCAGCGGCGGCTCGGCGGGCATGGCGGAGCGGCTCGACGGCCCCGCGACCGCCTACAAGGTGTGGGCCAAGACGGGGACGATGTTCTACGCCAGCGGCTTGGCTGGCTACCTCTATCCCGAAAGCGGGCGGCGGCTGGCGTTCGCGCTCTTCGTCAACGACAAGGC is drawn from Limimonas halophila and contains these coding sequences:
- the dacB gene encoding D-alanyl-D-alanine carboxypeptidase/D-alanyl-D-alanine endopeptidase, whose translation is MGGRMGIRGGLVAALTAAWTPAAAINEVVPEPPDPTASSPRAVMSQHGFEPGNVGYILRELDSGKVVAAHNAATPFIPASVAKIPTAVTALAALGPDHRFTTRVFGTGPVRKGELGGDLVLVGGGDPLLEPADLMALCRRVRAAGIRRIAGAFRYDPGVVRRRQHIAADQPADARYNPGLSGLTMGFNQIRVDWRPKGANGTVAANLIPSVPVIDLTRAERGNGPGQLWQPEVNGSRTVWQLDPHAPRRGSANLPVKHPGRVTAQVFQRMCEQAGVRLPAPRQGETPADARPLARVRSRPVREIAKAMLAYSNNLVAELLGLAASRELVGKQLSLRASAATVSAWWRERRTGIDWSTMHLANHSGLSADARLTPAQVAAMLRDPVALGHTDGVSRGLPSLLPASGGSAGMAERLDGPATAYKVWAKTGTMFYASGLAGYLYPESGRRLAFALFVNDKAARRAYDRDPDRRRRSVQASASAWTRRAKDLEDALVRYWAREH